From the genome of Branchiostoma floridae strain S238N-H82 unplaced genomic scaffold, Bfl_VNyyK Sc7u5tJ_1495, whole genome shotgun sequence, one region includes:
- the LOC118407889 gene encoding uncharacterized protein LOC118407889: protein MMKTDTTKTVSLLAFLLVFLLVEKSEGGKITWLVPGERGASQVYKDDYKILMEPENNASDEEVQLMGAYNILRNVLGHRQEARRRQAVKRGCAVFRGGIQACLKAYETRGRWPNNEST from the exons ATGATGAAGACCGACACGACCAAGACCGTCTCGCTCCTGGCCTTTCTTCTTGTGTTTCTGCTGGTGGAGAAGTCAGAAGGAGGGAAGATCACTTGGCTGGTACCAGGTGAGAGGGGAGCGAGTCAGGTCTACAAAGATGACTACAAGATCCTCATGGAACCAGAGAACAACGCCAGCGACGAAGAG GTGCAGCTGATGGGAGCCTACAACATTCTAAGGAACGTGCTGGGACACAGGCAGGAAGCGCGGCGAAGGCAGGCTGTGAAGAGAG GTTGTGCAGTTTTCCGCGGTGGTATCCAGGCGTGTCTCAAGGCATACGAGACGAGAGGGAGGTGGCCGAACAACGAGAGTACATAA